The following is a genomic window from Carassius auratus strain Wakin chromosome 15, ASM336829v1, whole genome shotgun sequence.
aacaGAGGATGGCGGAGAGATTCGGCATGCGTTCTGCTACAACATTGGTGCGGATCTCTGGAAGGAGCTTCCAAACGACGCAGCTCTGATTTTAGACCGGCCTGGATCATCATTCACCAGTTTCGGAGAAAAACTCTTCATCATTGGCGGATGCCGTGGAGAATGTCGTCGCACTATTCGCCTGCACATTGCTGCGCATCAGCATGATGCGATGGACGAAGTCTGGTGCTACTGTCCCATCGCGCACAGCTTCACACCAGCTCTGTCCATGCACCACCCGCGGACGATACATGCATCCGTCACCGCTCTAAATCGCATTTACGTAATTGGCGGGAAAACACGCAACGCTTGCAGCATTCTGGACGTTGAATACTTTGATCCTCTAAGCGGCGTTTGGACTTCCATTAGCCCTCTTCCCAAAGGAATCTACTTTCCGGAAGTGAGCGCATGCGGAAGCATCATTTACACGCTCGGATCCGAGGTGGAGATTACCGAAGCGTTTAATCCTTCGCTCGACTGTTTCTTCCGCTACGATGCTGTTGCGGATCAGTGGTGCCAACTAGTGGCAGAGTTCGGCCAGTTCTTCCACGCAACGCTTGTCAAATCAGTGTCCATCAACGACACACTCTATCTATGCGATCTTTCTACGTATAAAGTCTACAGCTTCTGTCCGGACAGTTGCGTTTGGAAAGGTGAAGGCTCCTTCGAATGCGCTGGGTTCAATGCGGGTGCCATTGGCGTGCGGGATAAGATCTACATCCTGGGTGGCGATTATTCTCCCGATGAGATCACGGACGAGGTGCAGGTGTACCACAGCGGACGGTCCGAATGGCAGGAGGTTTCGCCGATGCCTCGAGCGCTGACGGAGTTTCACTGTCAAGTGCTGAGCTTCAACCGCTACAGAGATCCATGGAGAAGAGAAACCGCAGAAACACCCTGAATCAGACATCTGGGGCCTCACTTATAAAATGTTGCGCAGAACCATCCTAAATTTGATCTTTAAATGATCTCTTAAATATGCATGCGTCAGGTGCATTTCCTCCGAGTAGGAATGGGAGGCAGCTATGTTTCCAGCCACCTATTTTTATGCGCATTTTGGAATATCGCATAAAAACCACTGAATGGAAAAATCAAGATgcgcataaattaaaataatgatcttAAATTTTATAGTTTCAGCTCTCTGCCTTGTAAACAACTCTCAATTAAtgtcattaatatatataagatCACTAGTCATCATCCAGATTCTTTCATTTAGAACAGCGAGCTttaaaaaaagcttacatttccAAAAACCTGCAGTACTCGAACAAAAAAAAGTGCGTAAGTCATCTCAGACCCTGACAGGAGGCTAAGCATTTGCCAAATCAAAGCCAGCTTTttgtaagcacacacacacactctaagatcaaatctgagcacacacacactttataaatGAATGAGGCCCCTGGAATCCAGCGTGAACCCATCAACTTTATTGAGGCCGTGATGCACTAATTCGTTTTTGTAAACGAGGTAATGAAAAGTAAATTGCAGCcatgatttaaaggaatagttcacccaaaaatgaggaTGTGCTCACTCTCAGTCcttctgagatcaggatgagtttgtgtcttcatcaggtttgtagaaatgtagcactgcatcagtgtctcatcaagtgtgctctgcagtgaatgggtgccgtcagaatgagagtctgataaaaacatcccaataatccacagcactccagtccatcagtgaacatctggagaagacaaaagatgaaacaaatccagcattaagatgatttcaACTCAAATACTCTCTAtctagtctataatccataataacacttcctccagtgaaaaagtgcatctactgttgtctctcacatcaaaatccagacacaaattggtttagagctgtttaacgctgtttgatctgtgcagatttctctcctgattcagaccagaacacttttacTCTgaaaggaagtgttattatggattatggactcagaacggcttgaagttaaaaacatcttccCAGGTAACAAATTAAAGATATCAAAATGTGGAAAGGTTTTGAAATGTatctaaaatattgaaatgtccagttttcttgtcgctattataatgttattttaaggttacAGAAACGTTTCCTATGCTGTTCATCAACTACAAACAGCATTATGAGGACTTTTGAGATTGTCGATCTCAGCTTttttcttctccagatgttcactgattacgtgtagattattgtgatgtttttatcagctgtttggactctcattctgacggcacccattcactgcagagcatccattgatgagacactgatgcaatgctacatttctacaaacctgatgaagaaacaaactcatcctgatctcggaTGAACTGAGCGTGAGTGCATTTTTTcggatcattttaatttttggctgaacgaTTCCTATAACTGTTCTGCATGTCAttctaaacacattttttttctcttttactataaaaagagaaaattttACAAATTTCTTCAGCACTCTCCATACAACACTATATTGtgcactatatttaaaaaaaatcttttgaaggCTTTATGTGAGGAAAAAgagatttaaagcaaaatttgCACACATATCTAATCAGACATATACTGAAGTGCATCATTAGAGAACATTTAATGTATTCAGTTTTTCAGATTAACTACTGACATCTTTGAGCTAACACTGCAAATTGTATTTCTGTATCTTAATGTAAAGTTGATGCATGGATCTAGAGATGctgtaacacacaaacacacaccgttGCATTGCCAAAGagttctttatttaaacaaataaaacaatgtctTCACTCACAACATTGCTGGCACTCCTTTGGCAGTTAATTTGACTGTTTTTCCCAATTTATCACATTAAACATCCAGAGTAtcaaagcatttaacatttaacacatGACAATAATCCATACGGACAAACTGTGCTGCTTTTGAAGGCATCATGAGACGATCCATCCTGACTGGCAGATCTTCCATCCGTCTGCAGAAACATCATCATCCGGTGCTGGAGCTCATCTTCACAGCTGAGgacgatgatgaggaggaggaggaggaggaggaggaatgaGCTCCTCAAGCATCCTGGTACTGTTTGACCAGTAACCACATGATCAGAACTGTGATCAACACAACCATAAAGTTCAGAAACAGCTCCTGTGCGGATCGGTCCATCTGAGACGTTCAGAGCAGAAACACGACAGCTGGAAGACTGGAGAAGACTGGAGAAGACTGGAGAAGACTGGAGCTCtggatctgagagagagagagagagagagagagagagagagagagagagagagagatgtggaaAATAGACTAGTATGAtggtcatttagaaatgaagccAGCAGTCTGTTTATCTGTCCAAGTTTCACCCTCTGTTTGGCTTTGAATTTCAAACACAAAtttatcatcacacacacacacacacacacacacacacacacacactcacacacacgtttactGTCCCTATCATATATCATAGACTATTGTTTCTACATAAAATCATTTCTAATGATTATAgacaagaaaatgtttttttttttttcagaggtttGGGGttggcacaattttttttatatttttaaagtctcttctgctcacagctGTGctcatttgatcaaatatacattaaaaatactgatatatttttagaatgtaaatcatctgttttctgtgtgaatctgtgttaaactataatttatttctgtgatgctccgctgtattttcagcatcattcctccagtcttcagtgaattatcttcagaaaacagaataatatgatcatttactgctcaaaaaaaaattctgattcacttttgattaattttatgGAGTTTctgacaaaataattataataataataaacactagtTTAAAATCCTAGTTTCATCCCAAATGTCTCCTAACTAAGATTTTGACATATTTAAGGAGGTTATTTTCCCCTCAAACTAAAACTACAAGCACACAATCATTCAGCAGGAGTGTcacaaacaacaaagtgcagCAAACACAGATCTGAGAGAAAACCAGAGCACAGCAGAACCCGAGTTTGCATGAACAGTGAAATGCATGCTGCAAAACTGCAAAAGCTTGTGCATCTAATCAACACGTTATACATCCAGACCAGTCTAAACTCCAGGATGCACTGAGATGGCCTTAGGTTAGATGAAAGGGTGATGAGAGACTTATGCAGATGTGGCTCGTCTGGATGCTTCTTACCTGCACAAGGTTCCCCTGGAGTGTGTGTCACGCAGCAGATTTAAAGTCTCTGTGAGTCCAGCTGTCACATCTCTCAGCTCTTAAAGCAGCCCCGCCGGACCCGACCCGACCGGATTGGAGCAGCAGTGCTGAGGTCACAGTATTAAAGCGTCTGCGAGACTCAGCTGTGGGTTCTGGATCAGCTCTCCAGTGATGAGCTGAGCTCTAGTGTTTACAGACCGACACCTCTGAGCCTCAACACACATGTGACACGCATGACTGACAATATGCAGAAAGaggcgtgtatgtgtgtgtgagagagagagattgtgtctgtgtgtgcatgtgagtttgtgtgtgtgtgtgtgtgtgtgtgtgtgtgtgtgtgtgtgcagctttgcatgtgtgtgtgtgtgtgtgtgtgtgtagctgtgcatgtgtgtgtgtgtgtgtgttgtgtgtgagtgagtgagagaaagggtgtgtgtgtgtgtgtgtgtgtgtgtgtgtgagtgtggctgagagaaagagtgtgtctgtgtgtgtgtgtgtgtatgtgtgtgtgtgcttttatgcagagagagtgtgtgtgtgagagagtcataattgaataaatgatctctccagtgatgtgtggtttgttcggaggacaatatctgtctgagatacaactatttgaaaatctggaatctgagggagcaaaaacagtctaaatattgaaaaaatcatctttaaagttgttcagatgaagttcttagcaatgcatattactgatcaaattaatcaaaattaagttttaatatatttacggtagaaaattaactaaatatcttcattgaacatgatctttactaaatatcctcatgatttttgacataaaagaaaaatccatacaatgtattgttgtgtattaatacaaatatacccAGAGACTTAACACTGCTTTTGTGCAGATATGTGTTTTCTaagtgaatatattgtaaaatgtaatttattcctgtgatgcaaagctgaattttctataTCATTAGTGCAGACAGACGTCTCAGTTCCACAGCATACATgtgacatacaaaaaataaatagaaataatcaTCAGAAATGATGCATCATGAGAGGAATGTGTTTGAGGGGTTAGAGTCGTCTCTTCCACTTACAGTAGTTTGTTGACTTGTGTGTGAGCTGAAATAACTTCAGTATAAATCTTTCCAGAAGGCGGAGC
Proteins encoded in this region:
- the kbtbd3 gene encoding kelch repeat and BTB domain-containing protein 3 isoform X1; the protein is MKLVVLQLMEVSGGSLCNGVSEQRSVFLVSESHGQQVLGVLQGFRERGVLFDFSIRVQEETLPCHRCVLAACSDFFRAMFELDMRERDDGTVTLSNLSTQAIHSFLDFAYSGKIEIREDNVDMLFQLASFLQVGFLSRACSDFLVQMLDLSNCLQLLALAEGYGSSRLLRRATDFVTQNFHALSSAPDFLEMPVCVLEHCLSSDALNVPDEESVLHALLRWMQHEPQSRKILLPKLLPQVRLHHLRASALEEAKRLLSADGCSISTIKQALADVHRFSGLFCDARPSTTSSYIFVHKTEDGGEIRHAFCYNIGADLWKELPNDAALILDRPGSSFTSFGEKLFIIGGCRGECRRTIRLHIAAHQHDAMDEVWCYCPIAHSFTPALSMHHPRTIHASVTALNRIYVIGGKTRNACSILDVEYFDPLSGVWTSISPLPKGIYFPEVSACGSIIYTLGSEVEITEAFNPSLDCFFRYDAVADQWCQLVAEFGQFFHATLVKSVSINDTLYLCDLSTYKVYSFCPDSCVWKGEGSFECAGFNAGAIGVRDKIYILGGDYSPDEITDEVQVYHSGRSEWQEVSPMPRALTEFHCQVLSFNRYRDPWRRETAETP
- the kbtbd3 gene encoding kelch repeat and BTB domain-containing protein 3 isoform X2, encoding MEVSGGSLCNGVSEQRSVFLVSESHGQQVLGVLQGFRERGVLFDFSIRVQEETLPCHRCVLAACSDFFRAMFELDMRERDDGTVTLSNLSTQAIHSFLDFAYSGKIEIREDNVDMLFQLASFLQVGFLSRACSDFLVQMLDLSNCLQLLALAEGYGSSRLLRRATDFVTQNFHALSSAPDFLEMPVCVLEHCLSSDALNVPDEESVLHALLRWMQHEPQSRKILLPKLLPQVRLHHLRASALEEAKRLLSADGCSISTIKQALADVHRFSGLFCDARPSTTSSYIFVHKTEDGGEIRHAFCYNIGADLWKELPNDAALILDRPGSSFTSFGEKLFIIGGCRGECRRTIRLHIAAHQHDAMDEVWCYCPIAHSFTPALSMHHPRTIHASVTALNRIYVIGGKTRNACSILDVEYFDPLSGVWTSISPLPKGIYFPEVSACGSIIYTLGSEVEITEAFNPSLDCFFRYDAVADQWCQLVAEFGQFFHATLVKSVSINDTLYLCDLSTYKVYSFCPDSCVWKGEGSFECAGFNAGAIGVRDKIYILGGDYSPDEITDEVQVYHSGRSEWQEVSPMPRALTEFHCQVLSFNRYRDPWRRETAETP
- the sln gene encoding sarcolipin translates to MDRSAQELFLNFMVVLITVLIMWLLVKQYQDA